One Aciduliprofundum boonei T469 genomic region harbors:
- a CDS encoding radical SAM protein encodes MILLPLGAATNKPVVRGCKLCEEGAKMVLFVTGICHAGCFYCPLSKEKMNRDVIFADEMPVHSDEDVLLEARLIDSKGTGITGGDPMEMVDRVIHYIHLLKDNFGEEHHIHLYTASGSKEKIEKLADAGLDEIRFHPPPQLWTKMQGSIYEKRLNWAIESRMDTGIEVPVLPDMKDELIALVKFANDMGVFVNLNELEFSETNYRELNMRGYEPKNDISSAVKGSEEVAYEVVGMDWDIVVHYCSSAFKDGIQMRRRLMRRAKNIKKDYEEITEDATLILGIIEGKNLQEIYQYLKDRYNIPDNLISINSQRNRVEISPYILEDIAGELPWDAYEVEEYPTWDKLQVERIKLN; translated from the coding sequence ATGATTCTCTTACCACTGGGTGCTGCTACGAATAAACCGGTTGTACGAGGTTGTAAACTTTGTGAAGAAGGGGCAAAGATGGTTCTTTTCGTAACGGGTATATGCCATGCCGGGTGCTTCTACTGCCCTCTCAGCAAGGAGAAGATGAATAGGGATGTCATTTTTGCAGATGAAATGCCCGTGCATAGCGATGAGGATGTTCTTTTGGAGGCAAGATTGATAGATTCGAAGGGAACAGGAATAACAGGCGGAGATCCCATGGAGATGGTTGATAGAGTTATTCACTATATTCATCTTCTCAAGGATAATTTCGGAGAAGAGCACCACATACACCTTTATACTGCTTCAGGAAGCAAAGAGAAAATAGAGAAATTGGCAGATGCAGGCTTAGATGAGATTCGCTTTCATCCACCTCCTCAATTATGGACAAAAATGCAGGGAAGCATATACGAGAAGCGCTTAAATTGGGCAATTGAAAGTAGAATGGATACGGGAATTGAAGTACCCGTGCTTCCTGATATGAAAGATGAGCTTATTGCGTTGGTAAAATTTGCAAACGATATGGGCGTTTTTGTAAATCTAAACGAGCTTGAATTCTCTGAAACAAATTATAGGGAGCTAAATATGCGCGGTTATGAGCCAAAGAATGATATTTCCTCCGCAGTGAAAGGAAGCGAAGAAGTTGCCTATGAGGTTGTTGGTATGGACTGGGACATAGTAGTGCATTACTGCTCTTCTGCCTTCAAGGATGGAATACAAATGCGCAGAAGGCTTATGAGAAGAGCAAAGAATATAAAGAAGGATTATGAGGAAATCACGGAGGATGCCACTTTGATTTTAGGGATAATCGAGGGAAAAAATTTACAAGAAATATACCAATATTTGAAGGATAGGTACAATATTCCTGATAACTTAATCTCTATAAATTCTCAACGCAATAGGGTTGAAATCTCCCCCTACATTCTCGAGGATATTGCTGGGGAACTGCCATGGGATGCATACGAAGTTGAAGAATATCCAACTTGGGATAAGTTGCAGGTTGAAAGGATAAAATTGAACTGA
- a CDS encoding proton-conducting transporter membrane subunit: MNPILIVLSVYLLAGLLGFKFKMTSYLLTAIGSSLLLYFSFLGEIGNEISGYFIILSSIAWLFLSLYSVGYDKKSGLLASTFAFTTGAMTIILTSTNALSFLIGWEGMTIASFVSIYLHKDSKRAAYMFLAFGELSTLLILTGFAWASAESGSIIFSAWHALGNWSLIYLLLALGFMIKMAVVPFHIWLPEAHSKAPANMSSQLSAVMTLMGLFGMISFLQFGIPASWVGLVILIMGGITAIIGAFYAAVCDHVKKLPAYSTVENDGVLIAMTGALIVTYEVQQVIGGFILLALLFFAFAHTIAKSLLFAVAGHLEKSGGEYLGNKYSLTRWTALAGYLAAISLAGVPPLPGFIGEWAALESMFQSFYISDILVRLVTVVIGALVALTAGISIIAMSKFIVHGVERRERKNANLGDIGFGIGAGVLLLAGIFPQYIFSIISPTVMGITGISSKQYLGKLLGIPNGMLIISGKGFGVLSPTMIALFIAINFGIVYAAMRAKWKIRKVKPWSGGLRNEEYPTRGHSSILLLTQKWLFRTEEMKQRDMVHNSYLSISKFAVYSSERFRKALMPGNDRRYVLYILLTLLLIIFVAAYSF; this comes from the coding sequence ATGAATCCCATTTTGATTGTTCTCTCAGTTTATCTGCTCGCTGGACTCCTCGGATTTAAATTTAAAATGACATCTTACCTTCTTACTGCCATCGGCTCATCGCTGCTGTTGTACTTCTCTTTCTTGGGTGAAATTGGAAATGAAATAAGCGGTTATTTCATAATTCTCTCCTCCATTGCTTGGCTATTTCTATCCCTCTACTCTGTAGGCTACGATAAAAAGAGCGGGTTGCTGGCCAGCACCTTTGCGTTCACCACGGGAGCAATGACTATAATTCTCACATCAACCAATGCCCTTTCTTTCCTAATCGGATGGGAAGGAATGACCATCGCATCGTTCGTGAGCATATATTTACATAAGGATTCAAAGAGAGCTGCCTACATGTTTCTCGCGTTTGGAGAACTGAGCACTCTTTTGATACTCACCGGCTTCGCTTGGGCATCCGCGGAATCTGGAAGCATAATATTCTCCGCGTGGCATGCCTTGGGTAATTGGAGCCTAATTTACCTTCTCCTTGCCTTGGGATTCATGATTAAGATGGCCGTGGTGCCCTTCCATATATGGCTTCCGGAAGCACACTCAAAGGCCCCTGCAAACATGTCCTCGCAGCTCAGTGCGGTTATGACTCTCATGGGACTCTTCGGCATGATTTCGTTCTTACAATTCGGAATCCCTGCATCATGGGTTGGCCTCGTGATTTTGATAATGGGTGGCATAACGGCAATAATCGGTGCTTTCTACGCCGCTGTTTGTGACCATGTTAAGAAATTGCCAGCGTACAGCACAGTTGAGAATGATGGAGTCCTAATAGCTATGACCGGAGCTTTAATAGTAACGTACGAAGTTCAACAGGTCATCGGAGGATTCATCCTTCTCGCCCTATTGTTCTTTGCGTTTGCGCACACAATCGCGAAATCTCTTTTATTTGCTGTTGCCGGGCATCTGGAAAAGAGTGGGGGAGAATATTTGGGAAATAAATATTCGCTTACAAGATGGACAGCCCTTGCAGGGTACTTAGCTGCCATTTCCCTCGCGGGCGTCCCGCCGTTGCCAGGGTTCATCGGAGAGTGGGCAGCCCTTGAATCCATGTTCCAATCTTTCTACATATCCGACATACTGGTTCGCCTTGTGACCGTGGTTATCGGGGCACTGGTTGCTCTAACTGCGGGGATAAGCATAATCGCCATGAGCAAGTTCATAGTCCACGGGGTAGAAAGAAGAGAGAGAAAGAATGCGAATTTGGGGGACATCGGCTTTGGAATAGGCGCTGGAGTGCTTCTTCTTGCAGGTATCTTTCCCCAGTATATTTTCTCAATAATTTCTCCGACGGTTATGGGGATAACCGGGATATCCTCTAAGCAATATCTCGGGAAATTATTGGGAATACCCAATGGGATGCTGATAATCTCCGGTAAGGGATTCGGTGTGCTATCTCCTACGATGATTGCTCTGTTCATAGCCATAAACTTTGGCATAGTTTACGCTGCCATGAGAGCAAAGTGGAAAATAAGAAAGGTGAAGCCGTGGAGCGGAGGTCTTAGGAACGAGGAGTATCCAACCAGAGGGCATTCTTCCATACTACTTCTAACGCAGAAATGGCTCTTCAGAACGGAGGAGATGAAACAGAGAGACATGGTTCATAACTCATACCTTTCCATATCCAAATTTGCAGTGTATTCCTCGGAGAGATTCAGGAAAGCCCTAATGCCCGGAAACGACAGGAGATATGTTCTCTACATCCTATTGACTCTTTTGCTCATTATCTTCGTGGCAGCATACAGTTTTTGA
- a CDS encoding ATP-binding protein translates to MNLCKEDFNRLFERRIEKVLKKYKPEGKIAIALSGGKDSMVLLHYFAERDYDIFGYFINLGIGEHSDKMEKLVRNACKEYGVELIVTNLREEYGFGIENVRRKPCSACGTVKRYLMNKVPRENGASVVTTGHNMDDFLDFFFKNTLAKNYQWNRNMVPYLPSEHPKMLPKIRPLYLLGDKEIGMYAKLNNVPYSSDKCPLAKFSGWKEIFYEIEAEKKNFRYQMILSIWEMADFFPEERRELRECKKCGEPTSGEICAFCKLRDRYGNPYKN, encoded by the coding sequence ATGAACCTCTGCAAGGAGGATTTCAACAGGTTATTTGAGAGAAGAATTGAAAAAGTGCTAAAGAAATACAAGCCTGAAGGAAAAATTGCCATAGCTCTCAGCGGAGGAAAAGATAGTATGGTGCTCCTGCATTACTTTGCTGAGAGAGATTACGATATATTTGGGTATTTTATAAACCTGGGAATCGGCGAGCATTCGGATAAGATGGAGAAATTAGTAAGGAATGCTTGTAAAGAATATGGTGTGGAGCTCATCGTCACAAACCTCCGAGAGGAGTATGGGTTCGGAATTGAAAATGTGAGAAGAAAACCCTGCTCCGCCTGCGGAACGGTGAAGAGGTACCTGATGAACAAGGTGCCAAGGGAGAATGGAGCAAGCGTTGTTACCACGGGGCACAATATGGATGATTTCCTGGATTTCTTCTTCAAAAATACACTTGCCAAAAATTATCAGTGGAACAGAAACATGGTACCGTATTTACCAAGCGAGCACCCAAAGATGCTTCCAAAGATTCGACCTCTCTATCTCTTAGGGGATAAGGAGATAGGGATGTATGCAAAGCTCAACAATGTGCCCTACTCCTCTGATAAATGTCCCCTAGCAAAGTTCTCAGGCTGGAAAGAGATATTCTACGAAATAGAGGCAGAAAAGAAGAATTTCAGGTACCAGATGATTCTCTCCATTTGGGAGATGGCAGATTTCTTTCCAGAGGAGAGGAGAGAGCTGCGAGAATGCAAAAAATGCGGTGAGCCTACAAGTGGTGAAATTTGCGCTTTTTGCAAGTTGCGCGATAGATACGGCAACCCTTATAAGAATTGA
- a CDS encoding NADH-quinone oxidoreductase subunit B family protein, whose amino-acid sequence MWLAKGLKRGTITTKFPKEEDKSIPKSLYDKDCGFSCFNSCMNGCEERDDEIEVRRKIPFNKSVHIFVLDVGSCSSCNREISLLGAPQYDMNRLGFFFTPVPRHADILLVIGEPTEKMIPVLKEAYEQMPKPKIVVTAGACANEKIEKIIKVDARVSGCPPQPIAILKALLMLTGRWNP is encoded by the coding sequence ATGTGGCTTGCAAAAGGCCTAAAAAGAGGCACAATAACAACGAAATTCCCAAAAGAGGAGGATAAATCCATACCGAAATCACTCTATGACAAAGATTGCGGATTTTCCTGCTTCAACTCGTGCATGAATGGATGCGAAGAAAGGGATGATGAAATAGAAGTGCGTAGGAAAATACCGTTCAATAAATCGGTGCACATATTCGTTTTAGATGTTGGCTCTTGCAGCTCATGTAATAGGGAAATCTCATTGCTAGGTGCTCCACAGTACGATATGAATCGCCTCGGCTTCTTCTTCACGCCCGTGCCAAGGCATGCGGACATCCTCCTCGTGATAGGCGAGCCCACGGAGAAGATGATTCCAGTGCTTAAAGAGGCGTATGAGCAAATGCCCAAACCAAAAATAGTTGTGACCGCTGGAGCCTGTGCCAACGAGAAAATAGAGAAAATAATAAAAGTGGATGCCCGCGTCTCCGGCTGTCCCCCGCAACCTATTGCGATACTTAAAGCTCTCCTGATGCTCACAGGGAGGTGGAACCCATGA
- a CDS encoding UbiA family prenyltransferase: MNAYIKLMRPINCAMASIAIIMVAIIVKGHTIGNYWLNIIFGMFVVFFAVAGGNALNDYYDKEVDLINHPERPIPSGKIKPKNALIFGISMFILALIFSSLINFITLIIAIAAEIAMYVYESNLKNKGLSGNTTISILVGLIFIFGAAIFSVEAILRITIFALMAFASNLGREIVKDIEDMEGDINRITLPKKVGRTEAGIIALIFFILAVAFSPLPYVCMGFSIYYLSTVLISDAIFIYAALIQFKNPRKGQQYAKVGMIIGLIAYMIGGLT; the protein is encoded by the coding sequence GTGAATGCATACATTAAATTAATGCGTCCCATCAACTGCGCAATGGCATCCATAGCGATAATTATGGTTGCCATAATAGTTAAGGGTCATACCATAGGCAATTACTGGCTTAATATAATATTTGGAATGTTTGTTGTGTTTTTTGCAGTTGCAGGGGGAAACGCTCTAAACGATTATTATGATAAGGAAGTGGATTTGATTAATCACCCCGAGAGACCCATACCATCTGGTAAGATCAAGCCTAAGAATGCTCTAATTTTTGGCATATCTATGTTTATATTGGCTCTAATTTTTTCATCTCTCATCAACTTTATTACATTGATAATTGCTATTGCGGCAGAAATAGCCATGTATGTTTATGAATCAAATTTGAAAAACAAAGGGCTTTCTGGGAATACCACTATAAGTATCCTTGTGGGCCTAATTTTCATATTTGGTGCTGCAATTTTTAGCGTAGAAGCCATACTTCGAATAACCATATTCGCTCTAATGGCCTTTGCTTCAAATTTGGGAAGGGAGATAGTCAAGGATATTGAGGATATGGAAGGGGATATAAATCGTATAACACTTCCAAAAAAAGTTGGACGAACAGAGGCAGGTATAATAGCCCTAATATTTTTCATCCTTGCAGTTGCATTTAGTCCTTTACCATATGTATGTATGGGTTTTAGTATTTACTATCTCTCCACCGTTCTAATTTCAGACGCAATATTCATATATGCCGCATTAATCCAATTTAAAAATCCAAGGAAAGGACAGCAATATGCCAAAGTTGGAATGATAATAGGTTTGATTGCATACATGATTGGAGGATTAACATAG
- a CDS encoding geranylgeranylglyceryl/heptaprenylglyceryl phosphate synthase produces MKVMDYIINEIRARKMHMTLIDPAKQSPEEAAKMAKEAYEAGTGAIMIGGSTDLSREKVDETVLKIKEAVPIPIILFPSGAHVISKYADAIYFMSLLNSNSPEYLIRQQMMGAPIIKKLGIEPISMGYIIIEPGMTVGKVGKAELIRRDKPEMAAAYALAAQYFGMQLVYLEAGSGAPEPVPPKMVKVVKDWIDIPLIVGGGIRKAEDARNIVKAGADIIVTGTLVEEVEDIKAAVSEIVKAIKV; encoded by the coding sequence ATGAAAGTTATGGATTACATAATAAATGAGATTCGTGCCAGAAAAATGCATATGACTTTAATAGACCCTGCAAAGCAAAGTCCGGAAGAAGCAGCGAAAATGGCGAAAGAGGCGTACGAGGCTGGCACAGGAGCAATAATGATAGGAGGTTCCACAGATCTAAGCAGGGAAAAGGTCGATGAAACAGTTCTAAAGATAAAGGAAGCGGTTCCTATTCCAATAATTCTGTTCCCAAGCGGTGCACATGTTATATCGAAATACGCAGATGCCATCTACTTTATGAGCTTACTGAACTCAAATAGCCCTGAATACTTAATTAGGCAGCAAATGATGGGCGCGCCAATAATAAAGAAACTTGGAATTGAGCCCATTTCAATGGGCTACATAATCATAGAGCCAGGGATGACTGTGGGAAAAGTTGGTAAGGCGGAGTTGATAAGGAGAGATAAGCCAGAAATGGCTGCTGCATATGCTCTTGCAGCTCAGTACTTTGGTATGCAGCTAGTTTATCTAGAAGCAGGAAGTGGAGCTCCAGAGCCAGTACCACCGAAGATGGTTAAAGTGGTTAAAGATTGGATTGATATTCCGTTAATTGTCGGTGGAGGAATAAGGAAAGCAGAGGATGCAAGGAATATTGTAAAAGCAGGTGCAGATATCATTGTAACAGGAACCCTTGTTGAAGAGGTAGAGGATATAAAAGCTGCTGTATCAGAAATTGTTAAGGCAATTAAAGTTTGA
- a CDS encoding Rpp14/Pop5 family protein: MVVKDKIGRRRYILLKNEPKIRKLINEIRKIDSWAKIVYYDDNFAILRCRHWYKDDILEILHNNGIKTYRTSGTIKKTKRIMQGIKL, from the coding sequence GTGGTTGTGAAAGATAAGATTGGAAGAAGAAGGTATATATTGCTTAAAAATGAGCCCAAAATTAGAAAATTGATAAATGAGATTAGAAAAATAGATTCTTGGGCAAAAATCGTGTATTATGATGATAATTTTGCAATATTAAGATGCAGACATTGGTACAAGGATGATATTTTAGAAATATTGCACAATAATGGAATAAAAACTTACAGAACATCTGGAACAATTAAAAAAACAAAAAGAATAATGCAAGGAATCAAACTTTAA
- a CDS encoding proton-conducting transporter membrane subunit: MQEIAIYGIFVAVLGASLISLIKNNTLATLSNILASSVAFILSLYLLIQPDFHNSWLYVDFVTKVMFLIITMIYLFAALHANVCMRNIKRFFISPNYGWSLLAGFTLTMLLAVSTPSLGYAWLWLEASTVISAALILMEKEKSHVESAWRYVLIASSGLAIGLFSIILYGGITGGFTWVNATISKGALLVGSLALIGFGTKAGLFPMHTWLPDAHGTAPSPVSALLSGALLPSSLIVFYRIYGVMHSLPLFYLTAILGILTIWVASLLMISQKRTKRLFAYSSMDVMGIATVGISLTYFYPSAIYFVLVVFLAHAFGKSALFLSAGTLKRHGKEEISEIRNLIETSKTLSFAILVSALTVTGAPPFAMFFGEFGIFIALIAHPWLFFFLISGVLLSFLALNYHVVSMLFSDGEEGRIKLSESMVPFGISIASLFLILIIYFWGWNL; the protein is encoded by the coding sequence ATGCAGGAAATTGCAATATATGGAATATTTGTCGCCGTTCTCGGGGCCTCTCTTATTTCGCTGATTAAGAATAACACCTTGGCCACACTGAGCAATATCCTTGCTTCTTCTGTGGCTTTCATTCTGTCCCTCTATCTTCTCATCCAGCCAGATTTCCACAATTCTTGGCTGTATGTGGACTTTGTAACGAAGGTTATGTTTCTCATCATCACCATGATTTACCTCTTCGCCGCCCTCCATGCCAATGTTTGCATGCGAAACATAAAAAGATTCTTCATCTCGCCCAACTACGGCTGGTCTCTGCTGGCCGGTTTTACTCTCACTATGTTATTGGCAGTAAGCACACCCTCATTGGGCTATGCGTGGCTGTGGCTGGAAGCATCCACCGTGATTAGTGCAGCTCTCATTCTCATGGAGAAGGAAAAGAGCCATGTTGAGAGCGCATGGCGCTATGTCCTCATCGCCTCATCAGGCCTTGCAATTGGGCTATTTTCAATAATTCTCTACGGAGGAATCACGGGAGGGTTCACATGGGTAAACGCAACGATTTCAAAAGGTGCGCTTTTAGTTGGCTCCCTCGCTCTCATCGGGTTTGGAACCAAAGCGGGGCTGTTTCCCATGCACACATGGCTCCCCGATGCCCATGGTACTGCACCTTCCCCCGTGAGCGCCCTTCTATCCGGAGCCCTTTTACCCTCATCACTTATTGTTTTTTACAGGATTTACGGGGTCATGCATTCTCTTCCTCTATTCTACCTCACGGCGATTTTGGGAATTCTCACGATCTGGGTCGCATCTTTGCTTATGATCTCTCAGAAAAGAACGAAGAGATTATTCGCCTATTCCAGTATGGATGTTATGGGAATAGCCACCGTTGGAATATCGCTGACCTATTTCTATCCCAGCGCCATTTACTTTGTACTCGTTGTATTCCTCGCTCATGCGTTCGGTAAATCCGCGCTGTTCCTCTCGGCAGGCACGCTCAAGAGGCACGGAAAAGAGGAAATAAGTGAGATAAGAAATCTAATTGAAACTTCAAAGACACTCAGTTTCGCAATTCTGGTATCCGCACTGACAGTCACAGGAGCCCCGCCATTTGCAATGTTTTTCGGAGAGTTTGGAATTTTCATCGCGCTTATCGCTCATCCATGGCTGTTCTTCTTCCTGATTTCCGGAGTTCTGCTCTCTTTTCTAGCGCTCAATTATCACGTAGTATCAATGCTATTCTCCGACGGCGAAGAGGGGAGGATAAAATTATCCGAGTCAATGGTTCCGTTCGGAATCTCAATTGCATCTCTATTTCTAATCCTCATTATTTACTTCTGGGGGTGGAACCTATGA
- a CDS encoding UbiD family decarboxylase, with product MLANYIELFGDVVNFKGLSLEEVAEEMKKERKKILYFEDINGYNAVANLWSERWRFEVFFNMHMLPLLLKSIEEPKDYKIVDLDMCSEDFSLLYFPFPKYYPKDGGRYITSAIVYAEYGGKRNASFHRMMLLDEHRAAIRLVPRDLYGMHKDAVEHGEELKIAVTIGNEPNMLLAAATSSEHEELRISSAIKLNALGREEEVMRLPNGILVPYNSEIVLEGRIIDEYVDEGPFVDITGTYDIVRKQPVVVFEKFYHRGNPIFHLLLSGGYEHYNLMGMPREPTIYREIKNKGVDVQDVYLTPGGCSWLHGVVKIRKKDEEDGKKAIEAAFKGHGSLKHVVIVDEDIDIHNMQDVEFAIATRFQGDRDLVIYERVWGSSLDPSSYGKEHLTTKIGIDATAPLGKLDEFKRVS from the coding sequence ATGCTTGCCAATTACATAGAACTCTTTGGGGATGTGGTGAATTTTAAGGGATTAAGCTTAGAGGAAGTGGCAGAGGAGATGAAGAAGGAGCGAAAGAAAATTCTCTATTTTGAAGATATAAATGGATACAATGCAGTAGCCAATCTCTGGAGCGAGAGATGGAGATTTGAGGTGTTTTTTAATATGCACATGCTTCCCCTCCTGTTAAAGAGCATAGAAGAGCCAAAAGATTACAAAATTGTTGATTTGGATATGTGCAGTGAGGATTTCTCATTATTATATTTTCCATTTCCAAAATACTATCCCAAAGATGGGGGCAGATACATCACATCAGCGATAGTATATGCAGAATACGGGGGAAAAAGAAATGCATCCTTCCATCGCATGATGCTCTTAGATGAGCACAGAGCCGCCATTCGCCTGGTGCCCAGGGACCTTTACGGAATGCATAAGGATGCTGTAGAGCATGGGGAAGAACTGAAAATAGCAGTTACAATAGGCAACGAGCCGAATATGCTCCTTGCAGCTGCAACATCTTCGGAGCACGAAGAATTGCGCATATCCTCGGCCATAAAGCTAAATGCTCTCGGTAGAGAGGAGGAAGTTATGCGTCTTCCCAATGGTATTCTCGTACCCTACAATTCTGAAATTGTGCTGGAGGGAAGAATAATAGATGAGTATGTGGATGAGGGGCCATTCGTGGACATTACAGGCACATACGATATTGTACGAAAACAGCCCGTGGTTGTATTTGAGAAATTCTATCATCGAGGCAACCCCATATTCCACCTCCTTTTATCCGGTGGCTACGAGCATTACAACCTCATGGGCATGCCTCGGGAGCCGACAATATACAGGGAAATAAAAAATAAGGGTGTGGATGTTCAAGATGTGTATCTCACTCCCGGTGGATGCTCATGGCTGCATGGAGTTGTGAAGATTCGCAAAAAAGACGAAGAGGATGGCAAGAAGGCAATAGAGGCCGCATTTAAGGGACACGGGAGCTTGAAGCATGTGGTCATAGTGGATGAAGACATAGATATTCACAATATGCAGGATGTAGAGTTTGCCATAGCTACCAGGTTCCAGGGAGATAGAGATCTTGTGATATATGAGAGGGTGTGGGGAAGTTCCTTGGATCCAAGCTCTTATGGTAAGGAGCATTTAACTACAAAAATTGGTATAGATGCTACAGCACCATTAGGTAAATTAGATGAGTTTAAGAGGGTTTCATAA
- a CDS encoding NADH dehydrogenase, with translation MSEEFKDPMKINDALTAILPENNGYRFIWTNYENGEIKHTLWENIPEGFYERRPLARAFMNNYEIEAKDCGKVLTYGPAAGGLGEAGAFKIATCGERIDSLVPYLGFKKREMLNKAIGKEPWEALPYVERITGQFSISYASLFYGLVFGIDCPDYLLFAKELERVHNHIWVMHKLAGDASQKVANMHLAAITEEFLRLNLKTLGHRYGMNFLRTGPRKYDKFHENLSELKKWFLETAEELSDSRIFIDRLQTTCILKKLDILRNDGVGIPARASGVLRDARKIGIFKDLYGDYSPPMESYGDSLSRFLIRVKEVEKSFEILESIELKECKVKRNAKKDGFYEGMAEAPPGDIYMGVKIEKGRVREIIIRPPSLVMYHAFSVGIRGNVFTDFPFALDSFGAYFSDADIFGRWG, from the coding sequence ATGAGCGAGGAGTTCAAAGACCCCATGAAAATCAATGACGCGCTGACTGCCATACTCCCTGAAAATAATGGTTATCGCTTCATCTGGACAAACTACGAAAACGGAGAGATAAAGCACACTTTGTGGGAAAATATACCAGAGGGATTCTACGAAAGAAGACCGCTCGCGAGGGCTTTCATGAATAATTATGAGATAGAAGCGAAGGATTGCGGAAAGGTGCTTACTTATGGCCCAGCCGCTGGTGGACTTGGAGAGGCGGGAGCGTTCAAAATAGCAACCTGCGGTGAGAGAATAGATTCCCTCGTTCCATATCTGGGATTCAAAAAGAGAGAAATGTTAAATAAAGCCATCGGAAAGGAGCCATGGGAAGCTTTGCCTTACGTGGAGAGAATAACCGGGCAGTTTTCAATTTCCTACGCCTCGCTATTCTACGGGCTGGTGTTTGGAATTGATTGCCCCGATTATTTACTATTTGCGAAAGAGTTGGAGAGGGTGCACAATCACATCTGGGTTATGCACAAGCTCGCGGGGGATGCGTCGCAGAAGGTGGCAAACATGCATCTCGCTGCCATAACAGAAGAGTTTTTGCGCCTCAATCTTAAAACTCTGGGCCATCGCTACGGCATGAACTTCCTGCGTACCGGTCCGAGGAAATACGATAAATTCCATGAAAATTTAAGCGAGCTGAAAAAATGGTTCTTAGAGACAGCGGAAGAATTATCCGATTCGAGAATATTCATCGATAGACTTCAGACCACATGCATTCTTAAAAAGCTGGATATTTTAAGGAACGATGGGGTTGGTATTCCGGCGAGGGCCAGCGGGGTTCTGAGAGATGCGAGAAAAATTGGAATTTTCAAAGATCTATATGGGGATTATTCTCCGCCCATGGAGAGCTACGGCGACTCGCTTTCAAGATTTTTGATACGAGTGAAAGAGGTGGAAAAGAGTTTTGAAATACTTGAGAGTATAGAGCTGAAAGAATGCAAAGTTAAGAGAAACGCGAAGAAGGATGGTTTCTACGAGGGTATGGCGGAAGCGCCCCCCGGAGACATTTACATGGGTGTGAAAATTGAAAAAGGGAGGGTGAGAGAAATAATCATACGTCCGCCCTCTCTGGTGATGTATCACGCTTTCTCCGTGGGAATTCGGGGCAATGTGTTCACCGATTTCCCCTTCGCTCTGGACAGCTTCGGTGCGTATTTCTCAGACGCGGACATTTTCGGGAGGTGGGGGTGA